The Helianthus annuus cultivar XRQ/B chromosome 15, HanXRQr2.0-SUNRISE, whole genome shotgun sequence genomic sequence tgagatgtggcctaaacgttgatgccacaacatagatgaagtctctaagtctcgaatttgtttcttttccatctttgtgagtgattcattaatattatatgacaacaaagatttggaaaaattatcatctagttctaatctatagagaccaccatccagaacgccagtaccataaacaacggaatcatagagaatagagagtttgcgatgaccatgagaaacgacaaaaccgtccatgtctaactttggtcctgatacaaggttccgagttacctcaggaacatataaggtatcataaagtttaatacataaaccagttttcaaaaataattgtaatgttcctatggccttcacttctaattcccgatcatccccaactttaagtgttctttggtttcttcccagcttccggattgtaaggaatccctgaagtgaattggttacatgaaccatagaaccagaatcaaaccaccaagaattagcaggaacatttaaattaaaggactcaagtatcatgaaaaaatcgttacctttcttagccagccactccttaaagtcagggcattccttttgcttatgtcctgttttcttacagaacttgcaatagggtttgcctaaggagttcttagagctggaaggtgcacttgtattaggatttggatttggcttttgaaccttagaagcatcctttctatgataagagttcttcctcttctttgagctggaagtggtgaagttagcaacatcagtagtgcgatccatcttcatacgctcttcctcctgcacgcacatagcgatcagctcactcatcgtccatttgtccttctgagtgttgtaattgatcttgaaagcTTCATAGgatgaaggaagcgaagtgatgatgaagtgaacgagaaaaccatcactgatttccatctctaggcccttcagcttattggccatatcatgcatcatcatgatgtgttcgcgaatgccgctcctcccatcatacttagttgtcaccagcttgaggataagagtgctagcgtgtgcttttgatgttcccttgaattgatcctccacagaagccagataggttttagcattttcagaatcaggaatggcccctctgattgagttatgaatggattgcttcatgaacatgagagacatgcggttacatctagtccatttatcatggactatctgctcagcagcagtacttgtagcggtaaggtccgctggcttattctctcttagagcataatcaaagtctagcaatcctagagtaagcatgagggcatccttccattcagcaaagttatcaccagtcaaaggtggaatcccgcaattgggtgctggtagtggaaataagatgagcaagttatgatacaaaagaagaaatcctaatgtgatctaatgggcatgttatactaaggcaggcataaataatgaccattttaattatgaagctgtgataatgtctattactaacatcaaaataatagacttagtaaaaattctacttaaacgaagacaaatcagctttggccagaagtgtaatcatttaagtatgtgtgcaaagcaatcgtgacaaatcagctttggccagaaatgagacaatcactttagttatgcacttgtcaagcatgctaaacataaatgaattaaatcagctttggccagaattaagacatttcaggtttgtaatgcatacttaacatagccttttataatacttgaacaataaatagatgtattaaatcagctttggccagaattaatacatcagaagctcatccaagttaagctattttggttttgtaaaaagttatctgattctgattaatgaaTTAAGTATtgacaaaaccaagtatttaatagcaaaccacctgttagcgcggatcgaactccgcggtgagttcgctgggggGTGCGGGGGACAGCGTGCCCCCGCCCGGGGTTCGGGGCGGGATCCCCGAAAAAATTTTTAGTTCACTTTTAAACAGCTTAAGTTTTGAGAtttcgagtcatggtctcgagtcgcaaccttagtctcgagtcgcaaccttagtctcgagttgtgctgttatggtttcgagtcgcaaccttagtctcgactaatcacgttatggttgcgagtcgcaaccttagtctcgactaatcacgttatggttgcgagtcgcaacctcatggtttcgatcaatcacgttatggttgcgagtcgcaacctcatggttgcgagtagcaacctcatggttgcgagtagcaacctcatggttgcgagtagcaacctcatggttgcgataaatcacgttatggttgcgagtcgcaaccttatggttgcgagtagcaacctcatggttgcgagtagcaacctcattaacagctgttttgtgataataactgaaaactcgaaatttaagggattgtgggataatgtttcctgttttaatgctgatctaaacttatcaaaatatttcgaaaataataattgatatctctttaacagttttcggaattttattagataaaaataagatcaaaaacaggaaaaacacccactaatctaAATTATATTCCAAATCTTAGGGAATTTTCGAGTTTTCTTAGAACATTATGATGAACCCTAACAAAATAAGAACATAATCTGGAAATCCGAAACCTGATTTTAATGGTTTTGTAAGGGATTTCGTGATAATAAGATTAATCTTTATAATTTCGAGTCGgtttatcaattaacagtttccgaaAACAGGGATTTCGGTCACAAACAACCCGAAAACAGTTTTTGATTTTAAGGCTTAAAAAACTTCCGTTTTCCAGATTTTGATCCaagaataatggatacgaaaacagaactggtttatcaacatatgctctgataccacatgttggatcagttctgtttaaacataatggaaaacatgaataatacctgttacagcagacatgccagcagagaatccagtcagagatgcagccatggagtttgacatgattgtcaggatgatctggttcctccttagggtgtaagattatgatggtgatgaaaccgaagtAGGGTAATTTCGGTTAGGGGAGAGAGTCACGAATTCTTGATGTTAATGAGAgttgtgattgtgtaatgtgtgtaacccttaaactctctaataagccccttatttatacacccaagaggaaacccaattagttaataagggtaatatggtccatcaacaattaccaactaattattaataggttaataaatatattttgatctaatataatataaatgattatataggctacaagattaaatattacattttatatatttaatctcacagaAAGGAGCTGTTACTGAGGTTAAGACGCAGGTGAATGTTTATTCGCTTCtacttttgtttttctttctggGTATTATTATTAGTTAGGTTAATTATGAACATAATTAAGATTTTAATGTGTGCGGGTTGGTGTTTGatgttttttatggtttttttctAACCATAGATTAGGTTGAGATGAATAAGATTGGGCTAAAATACTAATTGGGTTACACTAAATGAAGCAACCATGATTTGATAGTTATAACCAAAAACCGTATATCGAATTTGGATTCGACCAAACACCGAAAAGCATATATGTAATTGGGATAAGCTTTCGGATGTGTTAGGGTTACAAGATTTTAAAGTGTGTGGGTTGGTGTTTGATGTGTTTTTGGGGATTTTTTAACCGTAGATTAGGTTGAGGTGAATAAGATTGGGCTGAAATTCTAATTGGGTTACACTATATGAAGCAACCATGGTTTCATATTTGGTTTATTCGGTTCGATATGAATTAAGATATATACAAACCAAACGAAAAACTCGTGTTTGAGTTGACCAGACCAAACACCGAAAAGCATATATGTACTTGGTATCAGATTTAAAACAGTTTCGGTTTTGGTTACATTTTCATTATGAACACCTGGCTTATCACTGTAAcgttgagttttttttttttttttttttttggtttttgtttCTGGGCATTAGTTGCTAATATGCTCAAAATTAATTGATAACCAATGCAGGGTGCGTGTGGAGCATGCTGGGCATTCAGTACCACCGGGGTTCTCGAAGGTGCAAATTTTATCGCAACAGGGAAGCTCCGCAACTTGAGCGAGCAACAGCTCGTTGACTGTGATCACACGGTGATTTAAATTGACCTCATTCCCGTTACAGATTTCACTTTCAACCTGCACCAATGTTAGAATGCATATCTGATTCGATCTTTTTTTACTTATGCAGTGTGATCCATCAGAAAAGGATGCTTGTGACAAAGGGTGCTCCGGTGGACTTATGACGAATGCTTACAGTTACCTAATGAAAGCCGGAGGCATCCAATCAGAAGAATCCTATCCGTACACTGGAAAATCCGGTGAATGCAGATTCGACTCCCAGAAGATAGCCGTGAAGGTCGCCAACTTCACCAACATCCCTGCAGACGAGGATCAAATGGCTGCTTATTTGGTCAACCATGGCCCTCTTGCTGGTAAGCATGCATCAACATGACATTGTCAATTTAGATAGTGGTGTAAGACTCAAGCTCGTTTTACCTACGAGAGCACGCTCGGCTCACGAGTGGTTTTTCAAACCGAGTTCGGCTTGTTTATTATTAATTagctattttttatttatttatatggtTTCATATATATAACTTAGTTATATATTTTAATTAGTATATCAATATGCATTtgtaatattaaataaaaatatatatcactAATATACTCATTTAGGCCCATGATCTAGGTCGAGGTCATTTAATTATTAAATGAGTAATTTATTGTTAGGTTTGGGCTGAGCTCGTTTAAACTTGGCTCAAGTCAAGCTTTTTAGCGAGTCAAGCTCGAGTAGTTAGCCCTACCGACATACGTGATAATATTTTTGAACCAACATATGATCTAATTTGTTGCAGTCGGATTGAACTCGGTGTTCATGCAAACCTACATTGGAGGGGTGTCATGTCCGTTGATTTGTTCCAAGAAACTAGTAAACCATGGTGTGTTGATTGTGGGGTATGGTGCGAAAGGGTATTCAATTCTAAGGTTTGGTAATAAGCCTTATTGGATCATCAAGAATTCATGGGGAAAACGTTGGGGAGAACATGGGTACTACAAGCTTTGTAGAGGGTCAGGCATGTGCGGCATGAACACCATGGTTTCTGGTGTGGTAACTCAGTCATAAATAGTATAATGTTGCAGGTAGGTGTTAGCTTGGTAGTTGATGCTTGTGTTGCTTAAAGTTTGACATTTCATAGGCGGTGGTAATATATAGGCGTACGTCCCTTTTAGTTATCCTAAGATTATATTATGTTGCTTtctgtgatgttttaaacaaaaaAGGTTTTTATTAAAGGCATGTACAACCATGGGTGCATAAAAACAACTATTAGATAGAAACAACCTCGTTTAAGACGCGTGATTATAGCCATGATAACGGAAAGTCTTGTAAATGAAATGAGACAACCATTTTGATCCCACGAAGCACAAAACTGCAGCAATGACAAGTGTATTCCTTGCGGCCATTGATATCATCGCCTGTTTGGTAGCACCGACGATAGCAACTAAAGCAAACGAAAACACTTGAAGTGATACTGCAAGAGCATTAAGACCTTTGTATGCAGCATTGCAGCTGCTGCAGTTCACCACATGGCTCCAGTACCTACATAAACAAatcaataaaaaatataaattaataatttcgGTATGGAAGCAActgttccatatatatatatatataatatattaattctGTGCATGTAACCTGTCCATAAGTTGTTCTCTAGGAGGGGTGGGTGGAAGAGATCCAGTAAACTTGTTTCCCCAATCGATTTGTCCTCCGGCGTATATCTTTAGCCACTTTCTAAACGCGACCACATTAGCATCCGATTTAGTTGGCACGAAACAGAGTTTTTGCCAATTAGAAGGACCGGCTTCCATTATTTTCTTCTCCTACAAGTTGCATCATAATCTTTCAACAACTTATTGGATCACAAGGACCGTGTGTTGCATCATAATCTTTCAACAACTTATTGGATCACAAGGACCGTGTGATGGTCGTTTGGGGGGGGGGTACCTCAACATGAAGAAGATACAAATCTGaatcaataaccaaattctgcaCAGTATGGAACATCCATCTGGGAAGAAGTCGATCCATCCAAATATTATAGTTTCTTGGGGAAATCATCATCACTCTGCTATTACCAGGACTCACTGGCATACAGATAAAGATCAAAAGCGTCCGTCTGGCTGGTTTTTGTGCTACTTTCCCCTGAATCAGTCAAATTTAAGATGTAAAAAGCGCGCGTCTAGGTGGTTTGTGTGCTAATTTCCAATGAATATATAACACTAAAGAAGTGAAGTTACAACAAGATAAAGATCAGGATGCATACTACCAAAGTTGAAGGTATACCTTCGTGTTGTTATCTGAACTTCCAGCACTTGTTGTGATACCACTACCGTAATAACCATAATAGAGACAAGGAGCAACAAATTGCGATCGGCCATACGGCTGGATTGCAGTAAAACCATTTTTGTCTATTTGTTGCACATCTAGATCAAGAGGTCTACCCCCTTCCCGATCAACCTTAACATTGAAGTAAACTTATGTTAGGCGGATGATCATCAAGATTATGTGAAAATTGAGAACACAAGACATATTTGCGTAAGTACTCATCTAGGCGGTGGTGTCCTTAATATCCCATAATGTGCATATGGAACATGAGCAGGGTCCATTAGATTTTCAATCAGGACTTCGTATCTGAAAATGGCATCATCTTCATCAGCAGAACACAAATGAGGATTTAGTTGTTTCAGTGTTTAGTTATGTTTATAAGGCTAAAACCCATGTTCATTGTTGCGCATCGATGCGAATAAAGTGAAGTTTAGGATGTTCAAAAACTTGGCTCATTTGTAAATGAGATGAGCTCGCTCCTTTTAGTTAAAGCCcaaattttattatataaaatttataacCAAAAAGTTTAGCCCGGATTTATGAATCATAACCCAAAACTACAGCCTAAACTATGTGCAAGTTATaaacttaattatttattataaacatatatcaataggtagaggatcctgtaaaaagtgctcaaagtgtgagaagtgtgagaagtgtattataacactatatataatactatataacaccctataaacacagtataacaatatgtaacaccatataataccatataacactttgtaacactatatatcattatataacaaatataacactataggttgtctgataggatgcctatgatagatgtatagtgttatatttgttatataatgatatatagtgttatatggtattatatggtgttacatattgttatacggtgtttatagggtgttatatagtattatatatagtgttataatacacttctcacacttctcacactttaggccctt encodes the following:
- the LOC110865539 gene encoding protochlorophyllide-dependent translocon component 52, chloroplastic codes for the protein MKALSGSASFTVSSSPSITTTQFSNPIFTFPYSYRKPNSLSLSPSLIQFTKPKFTATVSTTETVEQDEKFDWFSRWYAIMPVCDLDKRAPHGKRVLGVDVVVWWDKNESAWKVFDDMCPHRLAPLSQGRIDQWGRLQCVYHGWCFSGSGECKLIPQASPDGPPVHTFQRACVAVYPSVVQNGIVWFWPSTDPQYKDIITKKKPPYIPELDDPSFTYKIFQRDIAYGYEVLIENLMDPAHVPYAHYGILRTPPPSVKVDREGGRPLDLDVQQIDKNGFTAIQPYGRSQFVAPCLYYGYYGSGITTSAGSSDNNTKGKVAQKPARRTLLIFICMPVSPGNSRVMMISPRNYNIWMDRLLPRWMFHTVQNLVIDSDLYLLHVEEKKIMEAGPSNWQKLCFVPTKSDANVVAFRKWLKIYAGGQIDWGNKFTGSLPPTPPREQLMDRYWSHVVNCSSCNAAYKGLNALAVSLQVFSFALVAIVGATKQAMISMAARNTLVIAAVLCFVGSKWLSHFIYKTFRYHGYNHAS
- the LOC110865540 gene encoding probable cysteine protease RD19D; this translates as MSGGGCGLTYATIIIIIIILTCTFNTVNSNPDDHFIVQVTDHPNSHLLGSPTEHRFTAFIKEHGKQYSSREEYMHRLGVFYKNIVRAGEHQLLDPTAVHGVTVFSDLSKEEFERMYLGVNGGGGGGGVELSNGGVGTAPRLKVEGLPENFDWREKGAVTEVKTQGACGACWAFSTTGVLEGANFIATGKLRNLSEQQLVDCDHTCDPSEKDACDKGCSGGLMTNAYSYLMKAGGIQSEESYPYTGKSGECRFDSQKIAVKVANFTNIPADEDQMAAYLVNHGPLAVGLNSVFMQTYIGGVSCPLICSKKLVNHGVLIVGYGAKGYSILRFGNKPYWIIKNSWGKRWGEHGYYKLCRGSGMCGMNTMVSGVVTQS